One genomic window of uncultured Erythrobacter sp. includes the following:
- a CDS encoding TonB family protein produces the protein MNNRILLIPAIGLFAATTALAQDSSEAAAGAAEAVEQAAAEAAEAAADARPVAPTPPVLRIPPPAPAPPGNYASPARPVDWQAISPQQADYPNSSWAAGEEDIVRYSVEIDAEGNASNCEVIESSGFGALDAKTCEIVLARGKFEPALDEDGVPIAGIFTESHNWRKREPEFPGSITVRVRFTIDETGETTECEVLETSGVMSESMKRSFEREPCPGTGRNRGPYRDENGVPVAKQVTVAFVINVEDAPE, from the coding sequence ATGAACAACAGAATTCTGCTCATCCCGGCCATTGGCCTGTTCGCGGCCACCACAGCATTGGCGCAAGATTCCTCCGAAGCCGCCGCCGGTGCCGCAGAAGCGGTTGAGCAAGCTGCTGCGGAGGCGGCGGAGGCCGCGGCGGATGCCCGGCCGGTTGCTCCTACTCCTCCTGTTTTGAGAATCCCTCCGCCAGCACCGGCACCACCCGGCAATTATGCGAGCCCGGCGAGACCGGTCGACTGGCAGGCGATCTCCCCGCAGCAGGCGGACTATCCCAACTCATCTTGGGCGGCTGGTGAAGAGGATATTGTCAGGTATTCGGTCGAAATAGATGCTGAGGGCAATGCATCCAACTGCGAGGTGATCGAAAGCTCAGGATTCGGCGCACTCGATGCCAAGACCTGCGAAATTGTTCTTGCACGCGGAAAGTTCGAGCCTGCCCTTGATGAAGACGGCGTACCGATCGCTGGCATTTTCACAGAATCGCACAATTGGCGCAAACGTGAACCGGAATTTCCCGGCTCCATCACAGTGCGCGTGCGGTTCACAATCGACGAAACCGGCGAGACGACCGAATGCGAAGTCCTTGAGACGAGCGGCGTGATGTCTGAGAGTATGAAGCGTAGCTTCGAGCGAGAGCCTTGCCCTGGAACTGGGCGAAATCGCGGCCCCTATCGCGATGAGAACGGCGTCCCGGTTGCCAAACAGGTCACCGTGGCATTCGTGATCAATGTTGAAGACGCACCGGAGTAA
- the secA gene encoding preprotein translocase subunit SecA, producing the protein MFNALVKSVFGSSNDRYIKSLGKTVNQINDLEAQMQALSDDELKAQTDKFRAALDSGSTLDDILPEAFATVREASVRVFGMRHFDVQMIGGIVLHRGEIAEMRTGEGKTLMATLAVYLNAIEGKGVHVVTVNDYLATRDAEWMGQLYNYLGLNVGVIIPNMDEFSKKDAYNADITYGTNNEFGFDYLRDNMKHERAQMAQRPFNFAIVDEVDSILIDEARTPLIISGPTEDKSDLYVKLDEVAKEIPEDWYEKDEKTKNIQLNEDGLDQVEALLIEKGLLETENLYDVENTQVVHHLDQALKAVHMFKRDDHYIVKDDKVVIIDEFTGRMMDGRRWSNGLHQAVEAKEGVKIEPENQTMASITFQNYFRMYPKLAGMTGTAATEAAEFWDVYKVNVVEIPTNLPVQRIDEEDEFYKNTMDKFQAIAKAIKEKYDIGQPILVGTVSIEKSELLSKFLDEEGVKHEILNARQHEREAHIVAQAGRLGAVTIATNMAGRGTDIQLGGNLEFRIGDELADMEEGPAKDAAIEKLKEEVAEEKRKVLEAGGLFVLGTERHESRRIDNQLRGRSGRQGDPGLSRFYLCLEDDLLRIFGPDTLFSKMMNSNLEDGEAIGSKWLSKAIETAQKKVEGRNYEARKQVVQYDDVMNDQRTVIYEQRGEIMESESVDDVVVDMRHDTINSLVGTACPPGSYPEQWDIDGLKEKVSEVFGLELPIDEWLEEDQVEPELLEERIRKQTDEMMDSKMATNDPSIWRMVEKDVLLRQLDFHWKEHLATLDALRQVIWMRGIAQKQPINEYKQEAFGLFETMLDTLREEVTKILFKAELRIAQPEMEELPDLPDFLTGHIDPLTGLENSGDGDGSEERPELFGSLAGSPRAASGPGGANTEDPYANLGVSRNAPCPCGSGNKYKHCHGAASARQTA; encoded by the coding sequence ATGTTCAATGCTCTTGTGAAATCCGTATTCGGTTCCTCGAACGACCGTTACATCAAGTCGCTCGGTAAAACCGTCAATCAAATCAATGATCTCGAAGCGCAAATGCAGGCGCTCTCGGATGACGAACTGAAGGCGCAAACCGACAAGTTCCGCGCTGCTCTCGATAGCGGCAGCACGCTTGACGATATCCTTCCCGAAGCGTTCGCCACTGTGCGCGAGGCATCGGTGCGCGTCTTCGGGATGCGCCATTTCGATGTGCAGATGATCGGCGGGATCGTGCTTCACCGCGGCGAAATCGCTGAGATGCGCACGGGCGAGGGTAAAACGCTGATGGCGACGCTTGCCGTCTATCTTAACGCGATTGAAGGCAAGGGCGTCCATGTCGTGACCGTAAACGATTACCTCGCCACGCGCGACGCCGAATGGATGGGGCAACTGTACAATTATCTCGGTCTCAATGTCGGGGTGATCATCCCGAACATGGACGAGTTCTCCAAGAAGGACGCCTACAACGCCGACATCACATACGGCACCAATAACGAGTTTGGCTTCGACTATCTGCGCGACAATATGAAACACGAGCGCGCGCAGATGGCGCAGCGCCCGTTCAACTTCGCAATCGTCGATGAGGTAGACTCGATCCTGATCGATGAAGCGCGGACGCCGCTCATCATCTCGGGTCCAACCGAGGACAAATCCGACCTCTACGTGAAGCTCGATGAGGTCGCGAAGGAAATCCCGGAAGACTGGTACGAGAAGGACGAGAAGACCAAGAACATCCAGCTCAACGAAGACGGGCTGGATCAGGTCGAAGCGCTGCTGATCGAGAAGGGGCTGCTCGAAACCGAGAACCTCTACGACGTCGAGAACACGCAGGTGGTCCATCACCTCGATCAGGCGCTCAAGGCCGTCCACATGTTCAAGCGCGACGATCACTACATCGTGAAAGACGACAAGGTCGTGATCATCGACGAGTTCACCGGGCGCATGATGGACGGGCGTCGCTGGTCGAACGGTCTGCACCAGGCGGTCGAGGCCAAGGAAGGCGTCAAGATCGAGCCTGAGAACCAGACGATGGCCTCGATCACCTTCCAGAACTATTTCCGCATGTATCCCAAGCTTGCCGGGATGACCGGTACGGCAGCAACCGAAGCAGCCGAATTCTGGGACGTCTACAAAGTCAATGTGGTCGAGATTCCGACCAACCTCCCGGTCCAGCGGATCGATGAGGAAGACGAATTCTATAAGAACACGATGGACAAGTTCCAAGCCATCGCAAAGGCGATCAAGGAAAAGTACGATATCGGCCAGCCGATCCTTGTCGGCACGGTCTCCATCGAGAAGTCCGAATTGCTCAGCAAGTTCCTCGACGAGGAAGGTGTGAAGCACGAAATTTTGAACGCGCGTCAGCACGAGCGCGAAGCGCATATTGTGGCGCAGGCAGGCCGACTTGGCGCGGTGACAATCGCTACCAATATGGCCGGTCGCGGCACCGACATTCAGCTCGGCGGTAATCTCGAATTCCGCATCGGTGACGAACTGGCCGATATGGAAGAAGGCCCGGCCAAGGACGCGGCTATCGAAAAGCTCAAGGAAGAAGTCGCCGAGGAAAAGCGCAAGGTGCTCGAAGCGGGCGGCCTGTTCGTGCTCGGAACCGAGCGGCATGAAAGCCGCCGGATCGACAACCAGCTGCGTGGTCGTTCGGGCCGTCAGGGTGACCCAGGACTGTCGCGCTTCTACCTATGCCTTGAAGACGATCTGCTGCGCATCTTTGGTCCGGACACCTTGTTCTCCAAGATGATGAATTCGAACCTCGAAGACGGCGAGGCGATTGGGTCCAAGTGGCTCTCCAAGGCGATTGAGACCGCCCAGAAGAAAGTCGAAGGGCGCAACTACGAGGCGCGCAAACAGGTCGTCCAATACGATGACGTGATGAACGACCAACGCACCGTGATTTACGAACAGCGCGGCGAGATCATGGAGTCTGAATCGGTTGACGATGTCGTGGTTGATATGCGGCATGATACGATCAATTCGCTGGTTGGAACCGCGTGCCCTCCCGGCTCCTATCCCGAGCAATGGGATATTGATGGCCTGAAAGAGAAGGTCTCCGAAGTGTTCGGCCTCGAACTGCCGATCGACGAATGGCTTGAGGAAGATCAGGTCGAACCGGAGCTACTCGAAGAACGCATTCGCAAGCAGACCGACGAAATGATGGACAGCAAGATGGCGACCAACGACCCGTCGATCTGGCGGATGGTTGAAAAGGACGTGCTGCTGCGTCAGCTTGATTTCCACTGGAAGGAGCACCTTGCGACGCTCGACGCGCTGCGTCAGGTAATCTGGATGCGCGGCATCGCGCAGAAGCAGCCGATCAACGAATACAAACAGGAAGCGTTCGGACTGTTCGAGACCATGCTCGACACTCTGCGCGAGGAAGTCACCAAGATCTTGTTCAAGGCCGAATTGCGCATCGCGCAGCCGGAAATGGAGGAACTGCCCGATCTGCCAGACTTCCTCACCGGCCATATCGATCCACTAACCGGTCTTGAGAATTCGGGTGACGGCGACGGATCGGAAGAGCGTCCGGAGCTTTTCGGCTCGCTTGCCGGCAGCCCGCGCGCGGCATCGGGGCCGGGCGGGGCGAACACCGAAGATCCCTATGCAAATCTTGGTGTCAGCCGGAATGCGCCGTGCCCATGCGGGAGCGGCAACAAGTACAAGCATTGCCATGGGGCTGCGAGCGCAAGGCAGACTGCCTGA
- the argJ gene encoding bifunctional glutamate N-acetyltransferase/amino-acid acetyltransferase ArgJ, translating into MDLEKSPLALPFPEMPPIDGVTLRVARARYKDWDRADLTLIEVAEGTAVAGVFTQSACASSEVELGREQVKSGSARALVVNAGNANAFTGYRGREAVEAIMAQVGDALDCPSEQVFVSSTGVIGVPLPKDKARDGVAAALTAEPCRWEDVASAIVTTDTFAKGAQTSAMVGDARLELVGVIKGSGMIAPDMATMLGYIFTDADVAPAFLQELLTQANAETFSCITVDGDTSTSDTVLAFATAKADHPPIENWDSPGADAFAAALTDLCRQLAQLVVRDGEGASKFITVRISGAANDESARRVALAIANSPLVKTAIAGEDANWGRVVMAVGKAGEPADRDKLSIAFGGIWAARNGLPVEDYDEAPVAEHLKGQEIDLAVELGIGEGRASVWTCDLTHGYISINADYRS; encoded by the coding sequence ATGGATCTTGAGAAATCCCCGCTCGCTCTGCCCTTCCCAGAGATGCCGCCAATCGACGGTGTGACGCTACGCGTTGCTCGCGCTCGGTACAAGGATTGGGACCGTGCCGATCTCACGTTGATCGAAGTTGCGGAAGGCACCGCTGTCGCAGGTGTTTTCACGCAAAGCGCCTGTGCGTCGAGCGAGGTCGAGCTTGGCCGCGAGCAAGTGAAATCAGGCTCCGCCCGCGCGCTTGTCGTAAACGCCGGCAATGCCAACGCCTTCACGGGCTATCGCGGGCGCGAAGCTGTCGAAGCGATCATGGCGCAAGTTGGCGATGCCTTGGATTGCCCGTCGGAGCAGGTGTTTGTCTCTTCTACCGGTGTGATTGGCGTGCCCTTACCCAAGGACAAGGCGCGTGACGGTGTGGCAGCGGCCCTCACAGCAGAGCCATGCCGATGGGAAGACGTCGCCAGCGCCATTGTGACCACCGACACTTTCGCCAAAGGCGCGCAGACGTCAGCGATGGTGGGAGATGCGCGCCTTGAATTGGTCGGCGTGATCAAAGGCTCCGGTATGATCGCTCCAGATATGGCGACCATGCTCGGCTACATCTTTACGGATGCGGATGTCGCACCAGCCTTTCTGCAAGAACTTCTGACGCAAGCCAATGCTGAGACATTCAGCTGCATCACAGTCGATGGCGACACCTCGACCAGCGACACGGTCCTCGCATTCGCGACAGCCAAAGCGGATCACCCGCCAATCGAGAATTGGGACAGTCCGGGAGCCGATGCTTTCGCAGCGGCATTGACCGATTTGTGCCGCCAACTCGCGCAACTGGTTGTGCGGGACGGAGAAGGAGCATCGAAGTTCATCACGGTCCGGATCTCGGGCGCCGCCAATGATGAAAGCGCGCGCCGAGTGGCCCTGGCAATTGCGAATTCGCCGCTCGTCAAAACCGCCATTGCCGGAGAGGATGCCAATTGGGGCCGAGTTGTGATGGCAGTGGGCAAAGCAGGCGAGCCAGCCGACCGCGACAAACTCTCGATCGCATTTGGAGGCATCTGGGCTGCGCGTAACGGGCTCCCGGTCGAAGACTATGACGAGGCCCCGGTCGCAGAGCATCTAAAAGGGCAAGAGATCGACCTCGCGGTCGAACTGGGTATCGGCGAAGGACGGGCTTCGGTGTGGACCTGCGATCTCACTCACGGATACATTTCGATAAATGCTGACTACAGGAGCTGA
- a CDS encoding inositol monophosphatase, with protein sequence MSALDDEIHDLLRFAAERSMLPRFRALADDEIEMKGEDDPVTIVDREIESFLTDALTKLAPGVAVVGEEAVAEDESVLDHLSGQCWIIDPLDGTANFTEGKEPFGIIVALADAGKAVAGWLYDPNKDRLCHTKLGEGAFVNGERIAARTTTSEQPVAAISRIFLTEEQRAQVDAKLAPHYSMVDIPRCAAEQYPRLALGENDVSSFKRTFAWDHAAGVLWLNEAGGKAARLDGSEYRVDEHGKPGLVGASSPAIWDEFVGRALS encoded by the coding sequence ATGAGCGCTCTCGACGATGAGATCCACGATCTGCTGCGTTTTGCCGCTGAACGATCGATGCTGCCCCGCTTTCGCGCGCTCGCCGATGACGAAATCGAGATGAAGGGCGAGGACGACCCGGTCACCATCGTCGATCGAGAGATCGAGAGCTTCCTGACCGATGCGCTGACCAAACTCGCACCGGGCGTCGCTGTAGTTGGCGAGGAAGCCGTCGCAGAAGACGAAAGCGTGCTCGATCACCTGTCCGGCCAATGCTGGATCATCGACCCGCTCGACGGCACGGCCAACTTCACGGAAGGCAAGGAGCCATTCGGGATTATCGTCGCGCTCGCCGATGCAGGCAAAGCTGTCGCGGGGTGGCTCTACGACCCGAACAAGGACCGGCTATGTCACACCAAGCTGGGCGAAGGCGCATTCGTAAATGGTGAGAGGATCGCCGCGAGAACCACAACCAGCGAGCAACCCGTTGCCGCCATAAGCCGCATCTTCCTGACCGAAGAACAACGCGCGCAAGTCGATGCCAAGCTTGCGCCGCATTATTCTATGGTCGACATTCCCCGCTGCGCCGCCGAACAATATCCGCGTCTCGCGCTAGGCGAAAACGATGTATCGAGTTTCAAGCGTACTTTCGCGTGGGACCATGCCGCAGGGGTGCTGTGGCTCAATGAAGCAGGCGGCAAAGCAGCAAGGCTCGACGGCAGCGAATACCGCGTCGACGAGCACGGCAAGCCGGGTCTCGTTGGAGCATCCAGCCCGGCAATCTGGGATGAATTTGTCGGACGGGCCTTGAGCTAA
- a CDS encoding GFA family protein encodes MLTTGAEMEGGCACGAIRYRLTVKPTETSWCHCRHCRKSSGAPAVPYATLPRSGFHLDLGEEHLCGVHLTEFAERLFCGRCGSPIATKLDHQPAEIDVTVATLDDPEALPPEFHIFCSSEISWARHSDGSPRYAQNRRDGELMP; translated from the coding sequence ATGCTGACTACAGGAGCTGAGATGGAAGGCGGATGTGCATGCGGTGCGATCCGCTATCGGCTCACCGTAAAGCCGACCGAAACAAGCTGGTGCCACTGCAGACACTGCCGCAAGTCATCCGGCGCGCCCGCCGTTCCCTACGCAACCCTCCCACGCAGCGGGTTCCATCTCGATCTGGGAGAAGAGCACCTCTGCGGTGTCCACCTGACCGAATTCGCCGAACGCCTATTTTGTGGCCGCTGCGGTTCGCCGATCGCAACCAAGCTTGACCATCAGCCGGCTGAAATCGATGTGACGGTCGCTACACTTGATGATCCTGAAGCGTTGCCCCCCGAGTTCCACATCTTCTGTTCGAGTGAGATCAGCTGGGCGCGTCATTCAGATGGATCACCGCGCTATGCGCAAAATCGCCGCGACGGAGAATTGATGCCATGA